The Anolis sagrei isolate rAnoSag1 chromosome 10, rAnoSag1.mat, whole genome shotgun sequence genome contains the following window.
ctttactattttatcgagactggacattgctctcctcccaagaaggaagcgtctcctgatttcctggccacagtctgcatctgcagtaatctttgcacctagaaatacaaagtctgtcacggcctccacattttctccctctatttcccagttgtcaatcattcttgttgccataatcttggtttttttttgttgtttagctgcaacctggcttttgtgctttcttctttcaccttgattagaaggctcctcagctcctcctcgcttttggcatcaaagtggtgtcatctgcatatctgaggttgttaatgtttctcccaccaattttcaccccagctttgcattcatccagccccgcacatcctcgcatgatgtgttctgcatacacgttaaaaaggttgggtgagagtattactaggggacagctagtaataaataaatataagctcCATCCTTTCCCTTCTCACCTTGCCCAGGTTGGGCCTGGCGACTCCGGCGGCTTCCTTCTCCTTGGGCTTTCCTCCTGAGGCCTTCCCTGGGGCGCCTTTCCCTCGGAGGGCTGTTTTCTTCGGTGCTGGGCAGCCTGGAGACCTACTTCCGGGGGAGAGGCGCCTCTTCTTCGTGCTCGCCCCCCCCTGGGAGCATCCTCCTTCTTCCGAGAGGAGGCCTCTCCCAATCCCCGCCCTCGCGTTCATCTCTTCCCCCAGCGGGGCCGGCGTGGAGGTGACCAGGGGCGCGGCCTCCTCTTCGAAAGTGCGGTAGAGCCCAGAGGAGCGGGCCGAAGCCTCGCCGCAGATTGAGTAAGTAGCCTCCAAGGCCGAGGCATTATTCCCTTCGCAGCAAAAGGTGCGGTTGGGGCTCgagggaggaggcggcggcgccGGCGTCTGCGTGAAGGTCTCGTTCAGGATTGAGTCAGTCCACAGCGGCGTCAGCGTCTCGGCCTCAATAGTGGACGGAAGCCGGAGAGGCCCAAAAGGCGGAGGAGTAGGCCTCGCCGCTTCCGCCACCCTCAGAGCCAGCGCCTCGCACTCCTCGGAGAAGACGCTCCGGTACTGGAGGCTCGGAGTCGCCGGGAAAAACGACcccgaaggaggaggagaaggagaagggtttGGGCCTTGCAACGCCTCCCTCGCCGGACTCTCCATTTTCCCTCAATGCGACGGTTTCCCTCAGTCACGCTTTTTGCTTCACCCGCTTCGGTCTCATTGGTCCGACCTGGGCCAATGAGACCGAAGCGGGTGAAGCGAAAGCGTTTCTAAGGGAAACCCTGAGGAagctcctcctttcctccccctccacTGAGAGAAATGGTACGACCCAATCTATCGCCCTTATGGCTAGGCTCGTTCTCTTCCTCTTATGGGACATTCCATTTCTCGGCTGGGGGGGCAGCGGCAGTGTTTAAtattttctcccccttccctccccccaacTGAGAGAAATGGTATGACCCAATCCATCGCCCTTATGGCTAGGCTCGTTCTCTTCCTCTTATGGGACATTCCATTTgtcgactgggggggggggggcgactgcAGTGTTTAATATTTTCTCCAAAGTTCAGTGTAAtgtactgttggtcatggggattttgtgtggaaagtttggcccaattctatcatggggtggtgggggtggttcagaatgctcttttattgtaggtaaaggtaaaggtagtcccctgacattaagtccagtcatgtctgactctggggtgtggtgctcatctccatttctaagccaaagagccagcgttgtccgtagacacctccaaggtcatgtggccagcatgactgcatggagcgctgttaccttcccgctggagcggtacctattgatctactcacatttgcatgttttcgaactgctaggttggcagaagctagggctgacagcggaagctcacgccgctccccggaatcgaacctgcgaccttccgatcaacaagctcagcagctcagcgctttaatccactgcgccaccgggggctccttcttttattgtaggtgaactataaatcccagcaactacaactcccaaatgtcaaggtctcttttcccctaACTCCACTAGGGtgcacattagggcatattgagtatttctgccaatgtattgtcgaaggctttcatggcctggggggggggggggggggagggggaagtctTTAATATTTTCTCcaaagttcaatgtattgtcgaaggctttcatggccggaatcactgggttgtagattttttcgggctatatggccatattctagaggcattctctcctgacttttagaaaaataaattaaaatcatggttctgggaccaggtctttggagaatagatgtatgcagctttttagAAGAACAAGGACTGGAACAGAGACTCGaatgatgagattgttttatggttttaatgactgttttgatGCTTGGTGATGTAtggttttaatatgatttatgtctaatgtgtggttttactattgtaaggcattgtattttgccatttctaggtgtaaactgctttgagttcccctagggcagtgcttctcaacctgggggtcgggaccccggggggggggggtcacaagggagtgtcagaggggtcaccaaagaccatcagaaaacacagtactgtattttctgttggtcatggggatttttgtgggaagtttggcacaatgctatcgttggtggggttcagaatgccctttgattgtaggtgaactataaatcccagaaactacagctcccaaatgtcagggtctatcttccccaaaactccaccagtgttcacaattcggcatactgagtatccgtgccaagtttggtctagatccatcattgtttgagtccacagtgctctctggatgtaggtgaactacaactgccaaactcaagttcagtgcccaacagacccttccagtattttctgttggtcatggaagttctgtatgccaagtttggttcaattccatctttggtggagttcagaattctctttgattgtaggtgaactataaatcccagcaactgcaactcccaaatgacaaaatcaacccctccccaaaccccagcagtatacagatttgggtgtatcggatatttgtgccaagtttggtccagtgactgaaaaaaatatttatatagtCTCAGCCTACGGGcgactcaaagcagaaaatacatcctgcatatcagatatttacatcacaattcataacagtggcaaaattacagttatgaagtagcaaggaaaataattttatggttgggggtcatcacaacatgagaaactgtatttaaggggtcgcggcattagcaaggttgagaaacactgccctagggtatataaatactgtaaataataataaaacatcaaacacccgggcatcccctgggcaacgtccttgcagacagccaatcctcacacaccaaaagcgacttgcagtttctaaagttgccCCCGACACAAAAAAATAGCCTATGACTGAGAGGACAGAGACATGTCGGCTTCACAGTGGTTTAATATGAACAAGTCTTGGACATTACATTGGACAGTCAACTGAAGACATAAGATCGCTGAATTAGAAGCCCCAcatcagtatat
Protein-coding sequences here:
- the LOC132763180 gene encoding uncharacterized protein, which translates into the protein MESPAREALQGPNPSPSPPPSGSFFPATPSLQYRSVFSEECEALALRVAEAARPTPPPFGPLRLPSTIEAETLTPLWTDSILNETFTQTPAPPPPPSSPNRTFCCEGNNASALEATYSICGEASARSSGLYRTFEEEAAPLVTSTPAPLGEEMNARAGIGRGLLSEEGGCSQGGASTKKRRLSPGSRSPGCPAPKKTALRGKGAPGKASGGKPKEKEAAGVARPNLGKKQLPSGMKTGLAEVPQEKKSALSAQLHSHLARKPPLGSSVAHQVPKLQEENKPSRTKLPVPAAGGPKTSKMGVQKPPKEKELKTESNRKQPIAKSLSQSADLDGRRTGGALMPVGQIPRDAPGHASCLQCQRLLQENQLLAEEIQHLKTLLESYQGTSS